The window GACAAACCCTTTTAGTTTCAGTGAGTTTCAAGGAGTGTAGGAAGTGATGTTAAAGCGAGTGACCTTATCAGCATTGACCATGGCTTTTGCAGCTGTGGGTTTGAGCGCACCGGTGAAGGTGTTACCACCTAAGGATCCTGGAGTGGTCAACTCGGATCGAATTCTCTACTGGATGCAAAAACGCGGTGAATTGCACGCCAATGCTTCGGAAGCCGAGAAGCAAGCGGCGCTTGCACGCTGGACGAAAGGCATGTCGGCGAAACTGCCGCCTGAAATACAAGCACTGGAGAAACGCGCCTTCGTTAAGGGCGTACAGATGCAAAAACAGCTGCGTCGCGTGGCGGGTAAGACCAATGCTGTCAAGACCGTGAAAGTGTTGACGGTGCTGATTGAGTTTGCCGATGTGCCGCACGATAACAATGGCTTGTCGCCCAATGACACCTCGATGTATTACTCGGACTAC is drawn from Gammaproteobacteria bacterium and contains these coding sequences:
- a CDS encoding peptidase M6 gives rise to the protein MLKRVTLSALTMAFAAVGLSAPVKVLPPKDPGVVNSDRILYWMQKRGELHANASEAEKQAALARWTKGMSAKLPPEIQALEKRAFVKGVQMQKQLRRVAGKTNAVKTVKVLTVLIEFADVPHDNNGLSPNDTSMYYSDY